In one Pseudodesulfovibrio tunisiensis genomic region, the following are encoded:
- a CDS encoding ACP S-malonyltransferase has protein sequence MTKLAILFPGQGSQEKGMGRDVAEKLDEAMDLWKLAEQESGLPLREIYWDGEAADMADTRALQPALTVVDTSLWLCARGKLNPAAAAGHSLGEFAALAAAGVLSVKDTIRAVALRGRLMAEAGREGQGMTAVVKLGREAVEDIVSTVVKATGGELRIANYNTPAQFVISGEEEPLLAAGVLVREQKGRAIPLAVSGAFHSPLIQEAADEFAAFLNTLEWNAPAFPVFHNATSLPESDPERIRDIMQKQMTSSVLWIQTMGNMFDQGMRGFVEIGPKGVLRKMLAANLKGREEDWEANALASLEQIDAL, from the coding sequence ATGACGAAACTCGCCATTCTTTTTCCGGGACAGGGGTCTCAGGAAAAAGGCATGGGCCGCGACGTGGCTGAAAAGCTCGACGAGGCCATGGACCTCTGGAAGCTCGCCGAACAGGAATCCGGGCTGCCGCTCCGGGAAATCTACTGGGACGGCGAGGCCGCGGACATGGCCGACACCCGCGCGCTTCAGCCCGCGCTCACCGTGGTCGATACCAGCCTGTGGCTCTGTGCCAGAGGCAAGCTGAATCCGGCCGCGGCCGCCGGGCACAGTTTGGGGGAATTCGCGGCTCTGGCCGCTGCGGGCGTGCTGTCCGTGAAGGATACGATCAGGGCCGTGGCCCTGCGCGGCAGACTCATGGCCGAGGCCGGACGCGAAGGGCAGGGCATGACCGCCGTGGTCAAGCTGGGCCGCGAAGCCGTGGAGGACATCGTGTCCACCGTGGTCAAGGCCACGGGCGGAGAACTGCGCATCGCCAACTACAATACGCCAGCCCAGTTCGTGATCAGCGGCGAGGAGGAACCGCTTCTGGCCGCCGGGGTCCTGGTCAGGGAACAGAAGGGCCGGGCCATTCCTCTGGCGGTTTCCGGCGCGTTCCACAGTCCGCTCATTCAGGAGGCGGCCGACGAGTTCGCCGCATTCCTGAACACGCTGGAATGGAACGCCCCTGCGTTTCCGGTTTTTCACAACGCCACCTCCCTGCCCGAGAGCGATCCCGAGCGGATCAGGGACATCATGCAGAAGCAGATGACTTCCTCGGTGCTCTGGATTCAGACCATGGGCAACATGTTCGATCAGGGCATGCGCGGCTTTGTCGAGATCGGTCCCAAGGGCGTGCTGAGAAAGATGCTCGCAGCCAATCTCAAGGGCCGGGAAGAGGACTGGGAGGCAAACGCACTGGCCAGTCTGGAACAGATCGACGCCCTGTAA
- a CDS encoding ABC transporter permease, translated as MTGIIEIGPLQLGLCLVFVLVAAGASIAHGLGLGRDLLIGTVRCYAQLFIMGYVLKFVFALRMSSLTLGVFLVMVAAAAQIIRGRVTEKRVPFALPVFVSMFLTYSLVSYLVVGVIVGAKPWWNPQYFIPLAGMIVGNSMTAIAISLERLLSDLKARRGEVEMRLVLGADVREASRDILRSAIRAGMIPSVNSLMGVGLVFLPGMMTGQILSGTDPLIAIRYQIVVMLMLVASTCLGVLITTALVRKRCFTPGQAPVIR; from the coding sequence ATGACCGGAATCATCGAGATCGGGCCGCTGCAACTGGGATTGTGTCTGGTTTTCGTGCTGGTGGCGGCTGGCGCTTCCATTGCCCACGGGCTGGGGCTGGGCAGGGATCTGCTGATCGGCACGGTGCGCTGCTATGCCCAGCTGTTCATCATGGGATACGTGCTGAAATTCGTGTTCGCCCTGCGCATGAGCAGCCTGACTCTGGGCGTGTTTCTGGTCATGGTGGCGGCAGCCGCGCAGATCATTCGGGGCAGGGTCACGGAAAAACGCGTGCCGTTCGCCCTGCCCGTGTTCGTATCCATGTTCCTGACCTATTCCCTTGTCTCCTATCTCGTGGTGGGCGTGATCGTGGGCGCGAAACCGTGGTGGAACCCGCAGTACTTCATTCCGCTGGCAGGCATGATCGTGGGCAATTCCATGACCGCCATTGCCATTTCACTGGAACGGCTTCTGTCCGACCTCAAGGCCCGACGCGGCGAAGTGGAAATGCGCCTCGTGCTGGGCGCGGACGTGCGCGAGGCAAGCCGGGACATCCTGCGTTCCGCAATCAGGGCGGGCATGATTCCGTCCGTGAATTCCCTGATGGGCGTGGGGCTGGTGTTCCTGCCCGGCATGATGACCGGTCAGATTCTCTCGGGCACGGACCCGCTCATTGCCATCCGCTACCAGATCGTGGTCATGCTCATGCTCGTGGCCTCCACCTGTCTCGGCGTGCTCATCACCACAGCTCTGGTCCGGAAACGCTGCTTCACCCCGGGGCAGGCCCCGGTCATCCGCTAG
- the lepA gene encoding translation elongation factor 4, translated as MSKTDNIRNFSIIAHIDHGKSTLADRILELTGMVSDREKKDQYLDKMELERERGITIKAQTVRIPYTAPSGEKYVLNLIDTPGHVDFSYEVSRSLAACEGALLVVDATQGVEAQTLANVYLALDNDLEVIPVLNKIDLPSADPEAIAHEIEEVIGLDCSDPISVSAKTGMNVDKVLDAVVNQLPAPKGDPDAPFKALIFDSWYDSYQGVVVLFRILDGQLRKGERIRIFSTGKDFEVTRLGAFMPEAVDIKTMGPGEVGFLCASMKELGDAPVGDTITKVENPVAEPYPGFKPVKPMVFAGIYPVEPAEYETLKAALEKLQLNDAAFTYEPEVSQALGFGFRCGFLGLLHIEIIQERLEREFQAKLITTAPSVVYKVDTVKGESLEIDNPSKLPDPTSIETIFEPFVRLEVHVPNEFVGAVLALCEEKRGIQKNIGYLTENRVVITYEIPFAEIMYDFFDKLKSSTKGYASLDYEIIDYRAADMVRLDILINGDPVDAFSCIVHRENAARIGRSLALKLKRSIPRQLFEVVIQAAIGNKIVAKERNAPFRKDVTAKCYGGDISRKRKLLEKQKEGKRRMRRMGNVEIPQEAFLSVLKAGDD; from the coding sequence ATGAGCAAGACGGACAATATCAGAAATTTCAGCATTATTGCCCATATCGACCATGGCAAGTCCACGCTGGCCGACCGCATTCTCGAACTCACCGGCATGGTGTCGGATCGGGAGAAGAAGGACCAGTATCTGGACAAGATGGAGCTGGAGCGCGAACGGGGCATCACTATCAAGGCCCAGACCGTGCGCATTCCGTACACGGCTCCGTCCGGGGAAAAGTACGTCCTGAACCTGATCGACACCCCGGGTCACGTGGACTTCAGCTACGAGGTCTCCCGTTCCCTTGCCGCGTGCGAGGGCGCGCTTCTGGTCGTGGATGCGACACAGGGCGTGGAGGCCCAGACTCTGGCCAACGTGTACCTTGCTCTGGACAACGACCTTGAGGTCATTCCGGTCCTGAACAAGATCGATCTGCCCAGCGCGGACCCCGAGGCCATTGCCCACGAGATCGAGGAAGTCATCGGGCTGGACTGTTCGGACCCGATCTCGGTTTCCGCCAAGACCGGCATGAACGTGGACAAGGTTCTGGACGCGGTGGTCAATCAGCTGCCCGCGCCCAAGGGCGATCCGGACGCGCCGTTCAAGGCCCTGATCTTCGATTCGTGGTACGATTCGTATCAGGGCGTGGTGGTGCTGTTCCGCATTTTGGACGGCCAGCTCAGAAAGGGCGAACGCATTCGCATCTTTTCCACGGGCAAGGATTTCGAAGTCACCCGGCTCGGCGCATTCATGCCCGAGGCCGTGGACATCAAGACCATGGGACCGGGCGAGGTCGGATTCCTGTGCGCCAGCATGAAGGAACTGGGCGACGCACCCGTGGGCGACACCATCACCAAGGTGGAGAACCCCGTGGCCGAGCCCTATCCGGGCTTCAAGCCGGTCAAGCCCATGGTGTTCGCGGGCATCTATCCCGTGGAACCCGCCGAATACGAGACCCTGAAGGCGGCGCTGGAAAAGCTCCAGCTCAACGACGCGGCCTTCACCTACGAGCCGGAAGTCTCGCAGGCGCTGGGCTTCGGATTCCGTTGCGGCTTTCTGGGCCTGTTGCACATCGAGATCATTCAGGAGCGGCTGGAGCGCGAGTTTCAGGCCAAGCTCATCACCACGGCCCCGTCCGTGGTCTACAAGGTGGACACGGTCAAGGGCGAGTCGCTGGAGATCGACAACCCGAGCAAGCTGCCCGACCCGACCAGTATCGAGACGATTTTCGAGCCGTTCGTGCGGCTGGAAGTGCACGTGCCCAACGAATTCGTGGGCGCGGTCCTGGCCCTGTGCGAGGAAAAGCGCGGCATCCAGAAGAACATCGGCTACCTGACCGAAAATCGCGTGGTCATCACCTACGAGATTCCCTTTGCCGAGATCATGTACGATTTCTTCGACAAGCTGAAGTCGTCCACCAAGGGCTACGCGTCCCTTGATTACGAGATCATCGACTATCGCGCCGCGGACATGGTCCGGCTGGACATCCTGATCAACGGCGATCCCGTGGATGCGTTCTCCTGCATCGTGCACAGGGAAAACGCGGCCCGCATCGGCCGCAGTCTGGCCCTCAAGCTCAAGCGGTCCATTCCGCGCCAGCTTTTCGAGGTCGTGATTCAGGCCGCCATCGGCAACAAGATCGTGGCCAAGGAGCGCAACGCGCCCTTCCGCAAGGACGTGACTGCCAAGTGCTACGGCGGCGACATTTCGCGCAAACGCAAGCTTCTGGAAAAGCAGAAGGAAGGCAAGAGGCGCATGCGCCGCATGGGCAACGTGGAGATTCCGCAGGAAGCCTTCCTGTCCGTGCTCAAGGCCGGGGACGACTAG
- a CDS encoding molybdopterin-dependent oxidoreductase: MKTISACTLDCPDCCSLIIDSKKRAVRGNPDHPFTRGFCCAKGKRTLERLDSDERIVEPLIKENGRLRSADWNEALNLVAGRIQALQATPEAMLHIHGYGSRGVLAKASTRFFEALGASTHHGALCDDTGIEACLRDFGALDMNDPNQILEAGRIVNWGRDLSRSSVHMQELVGRARKAGTPVLSISPGGDGNRDLSDEIVMIRPGTDRFLAAAVIRRLLEMGRIRKSVLRRTYAPDAFLDLIRSCDENALLSACEVRHADLDMLCEWYADETPVATLLGWGTQRHVFGGENFRFINALIMLSGNVGRPGAGGYFNISSTRNFGRWNALRDGREVRPEDVPERRSFLLPDLVRELNRADPPVSFIWVDAHNVVNQIPDAVGAAMAFADPFVVVVDGFMTDTALCADVILPPAFAPEREDVLGSCLHDFVNLSAKAVEPRGACRTDFDMLTDLGARLSPAISFPAPDDCLRTALADSGLSLDELRRNGFVRGPHGEIAFPDLQFGHADGLYRFPEKLDPEPERDPEYPLQLLSLVRGSAQHSQMAEKDQRGIPKVWVARSNPAWAAMDPARDTYLVTPMGSMQVALETVEGLHPRVVIMRRGGWLMFGHNPNAVIEPRLTDMGDGAAYYSQCCRLENPE, encoded by the coding sequence ATGAAAACCATATCCGCATGCACGCTGGACTGCCCGGACTGCTGTTCGCTGATCATTGATTCGAAAAAGCGTGCGGTTCGCGGCAACCCGGACCATCCGTTCACCCGGGGATTCTGTTGTGCCAAGGGGAAACGCACCCTTGAAAGACTGGACTCCGACGAGCGTATTGTTGAACCGTTAATCAAGGAAAACGGCAGGTTACGAAGCGCTGATTGGAATGAGGCCCTGAATCTGGTCGCCGGGAGGATTCAGGCTTTGCAGGCAACGCCCGAGGCCATGCTGCATATTCACGGATATGGCTCCCGGGGTGTTCTGGCAAAGGCGTCCACCCGTTTTTTCGAGGCGCTGGGGGCGTCCACGCATCACGGAGCCCTGTGCGACGACACCGGAATCGAGGCGTGCCTGCGCGATTTCGGCGCGCTGGACATGAACGACCCGAACCAGATTCTCGAAGCTGGACGCATCGTGAATTGGGGCAGGGACCTGAGCCGAAGCTCCGTGCATATGCAGGAACTGGTGGGCAGGGCGCGCAAGGCCGGGACACCTGTGCTTTCCATTTCCCCGGGCGGAGACGGCAACCGCGACCTGTCCGACGAGATCGTCATGATCCGTCCGGGCACGGACCGTTTTCTGGCTGCGGCCGTGATTCGCAGGCTGCTGGAAATGGGTCGCATCCGCAAGAGCGTGCTGCGCCGCACATATGCGCCGGATGCATTTCTGGACCTGATCCGTTCCTGCGATGAAAACGCACTGCTCTCGGCCTGCGAGGTGCGGCATGCTGATCTGGACATGCTGTGCGAATGGTATGCGGACGAGACTCCGGTCGCCACGCTCCTTGGCTGGGGAACCCAGCGGCACGTGTTCGGCGGGGAGAACTTCCGGTTCATCAACGCGTTGATCATGCTGTCCGGCAACGTGGGCAGGCCGGGCGCAGGCGGGTATTTCAACATTTCCTCCACGCGCAATTTCGGACGCTGGAACGCTCTGCGCGATGGCCGGGAGGTACGGCCCGAGGATGTACCGGAGCGTCGAAGTTTTCTGCTGCCTGATCTGGTTCGGGAATTGAACCGGGCCGATCCGCCCGTATCCTTCATCTGGGTGGATGCCCACAACGTGGTCAACCAGATTCCGGACGCGGTCGGCGCGGCCATGGCCTTTGCCGATCCGTTCGTGGTGGTCGTGGATGGCTTCATGACCGACACGGCCCTGTGTGCGGACGTGATTCTGCCCCCGGCTTTTGCCCCGGAGCGGGAGGACGTGCTCGGCTCGTGCCTGCACGACTTCGTGAATCTGTCGGCCAAGGCAGTGGAACCTCGCGGAGCATGCCGCACGGATTTCGACATGCTGACCGATCTGGGGGCGCGACTGTCTCCGGCCATATCCTTTCCCGCACCGGACGATTGCCTGCGCACGGCGCTGGCCGATTCCGGGCTTTCACTGGATGAACTGAGGCGGAACGGATTTGTCCGGGGACCGCATGGAGAAATCGCGTTTCCGGATCTGCAATTCGGTCATGCGGACGGATTGTACCGTTTTCCCGAAAAACTCGATCCGGAACCGGAGCGCGATCCGGAATATCCTCTGCAACTGCTTTCGCTGGTACGCGGTTCGGCCCAGCATTCCCAGATGGCGGAGAAGGACCAGCGCGGCATTCCCAAGGTGTGGGTTGCCAGAAGCAATCCGGCGTGGGCCGCCATGGACCCGGCGCGGGATACGTATCTGGTCACGCCCATGGGATCGATGCAGGTGGCGCTGGAAACCGTGGAAGGGCTGCATCCCCGCGTCGTGATCATGCGCCGGGGCGGCTGGTTGATGTTCGGCCACAACCCCAATGCCGTGATCGAGCCGCGTCTTACGGACATGGGCGACGGCGCGGCCTATTACAGCCAGTGCTGCCGTCTTGAAAATCCCGAGTGA
- a CDS encoding autotransporter outer membrane beta-barrel domain-containing protein: MLKRKLDTMRTFVGTLSLCGLLALPGIALAESAYVLGEGTPQTIGGESTKTDFTKDDFATPDGATDSFSIVSGSVNNGSVNFDGEVTGTVDPSETKKNLYGVRLTGTDKAGSKVTIVNGSLKLTNGSGSTCGVVSEQADTTVKLSKNTAITADTGAELSGDNAKVDNNGTITATTGAELSGDNSEFNNYGTVTASDVGVRMTGDDAYFYNGENCNITADGSAETSVGVVIQKGDENQTSTNNGTISGFATGIEMGDGKVENLGQITDAKIGIKADSGTVSNIKNSGSCGTIKAETGIEMGSGTVENSGQITATDVGIKVASQGYITNEGSISASQTGIEMVKGEAINSGAITDAKVGIKVNATTGSNSVTNKSAGTISASETGIDVGSGNVINDGTISNAKTGIKVASGTARNYSSISADTGIEIESGQASNSGEIAAKIGILATGNVDVKNTGTITSSEACIRVDAGNKSVTITNTGQLLTTGNGYEMRIASGTATLAEGYTLTLDGTPTTPSILVDNGATLDLANTPLKVEGTKYETDYTVFGMDGTAAINGKWGTMSTPNPNYVVTYTKGDSRADDTVRLDYKPEQSSSNVSAEVAELSVMNAVNVVQNRMATNAMMQSLAQTMLAENESPVMVADARTTATDIGGGVLPEDKGNHDVFAMPYGSWSKSTRSPMGYEATVGGLTLGWEYQNDNTVLGIHGGYGRAGIDFNGSGYTRNSEDQDLFTLGVHAGKLWGKWLLSGSITPYLTLHDYKGMTGVNLTDREKADYESFGSVNRILGGYQFVYDDNIFMPTLGLTHIWIHRDRYTTKVTGGTGTTYNTLDDHELQANAGLRWMRNIECDGFTLVPSVYAGLRQTLTDGSTSTTQSVPGATPVTVNSKSDLTAANLEAFVSMIKGDWTFQLGYAGEMSDQNQDHGAWLRAKWAF; this comes from the coding sequence ATGTTGAAACGCAAACTCGATACCATGCGAACGTTCGTAGGAACTCTGTCCCTGTGCGGCCTGCTGGCCCTTCCGGGAATCGCGCTTGCCGAATCGGCATACGTGCTTGGCGAAGGCACCCCCCAGACCATAGGCGGGGAGAGCACCAAAACCGATTTTACAAAAGACGATTTTGCAACGCCTGATGGGGCCACCGACTCCTTCAGCATCGTCTCCGGTAGCGTGAATAACGGTTCCGTGAACTTTGATGGAGAGGTTACGGGAACGGTCGACCCGTCGGAAACCAAGAAAAATCTTTACGGGGTCCGCCTTACCGGAACCGACAAGGCCGGTTCCAAGGTCACCATCGTCAACGGTAGCCTTAAACTAACCAACGGCAGTGGAAGCACCTGCGGCGTTGTTTCCGAACAGGCTGACACCACGGTGAAGCTCAGCAAGAATACAGCTATTACGGCAGACACCGGAGCCGAACTTTCCGGTGACAACGCCAAGGTTGATAACAACGGCACAATCACTGCCACAACCGGAGCCGAACTTTCCGGTGACAACAGCGAATTCAATAATTACGGCACGGTGACGGCCTCGGATGTGGGCGTTCGCATGACCGGCGACGATGCCTATTTCTACAATGGCGAAAACTGCAACATCACAGCTGACGGATCAGCCGAGACAAGCGTTGGCGTTGTGATCCAAAAGGGTGACGAGAACCAAACGAGTACCAACAACGGTACGATTTCGGGATTCGCGACCGGCATCGAGATGGGAGACGGCAAGGTCGAGAATTTGGGTCAGATAACTGACGCCAAGATCGGCATCAAGGCCGATTCCGGTACTGTCTCGAACATAAAAAACAGTGGGTCTTGTGGCACCATCAAGGCCGAAACCGGCATCGAGATGGGTAGCGGTACGGTCGAGAATTCCGGTCAGATAACTGCCACCGATGTCGGAATCAAGGTGGCTTCCCAAGGCTACATCACTAATGAAGGTTCCATTTCGGCTTCTCAGACCGGAATCGAGATGGTGAAAGGCGAAGCCATCAACTCCGGCGCGATAACCGATGCCAAGGTCGGAATCAAGGTCAACGCCACAACTGGCAGCAACTCTGTCACCAACAAAAGCGCCGGCACCATCTCGGCTTCCGAAACAGGCATCGATGTGGGATCTGGCAATGTCATCAACGACGGAACGATCAGCAATGCCAAAACCGGAATCAAGGTTGCCTCTGGCACTGCCCGCAACTACAGCTCGATCTCAGCGGACACCGGAATCGAAATAGAAAGCGGCCAAGCTTCCAACTCCGGTGAAATCGCCGCCAAAATCGGAATACTGGCAACGGGCAATGTGGATGTGAAAAACACCGGAACAATCACCAGTTCCGAAGCCTGCATCAGGGTTGATGCTGGCAACAAGTCCGTGACAATCACCAACACCGGCCAGCTGCTGACCACGGGCAATGGCTATGAAATGCGTATTGCCAGCGGCACGGCCACTCTGGCTGAGGGATACACCCTCACCCTTGACGGCACGCCGACCACCCCATCCATTCTTGTTGACAATGGCGCGACCCTGGATTTGGCAAATACGCCGCTGAAGGTTGAAGGAACGAAATACGAAACCGATTACACAGTGTTCGGGATGGACGGTACCGCAGCCATCAACGGCAAATGGGGGACAATGTCCACCCCGAATCCGAACTACGTGGTCACCTACACCAAGGGCGACAGCCGCGCCGACGACACGGTGCGTCTCGACTACAAGCCTGAGCAGTCCTCCTCCAACGTGTCCGCGGAAGTGGCCGAACTGTCGGTCATGAATGCGGTGAACGTGGTGCAGAACCGCATGGCCACGAACGCCATGATGCAGTCGCTGGCCCAGACCATGCTCGCGGAGAACGAATCCCCGGTCATGGTTGCGGATGCGCGCACCACGGCCACGGACATCGGCGGGGGCGTGCTGCCCGAGGACAAGGGCAACCATGACGTGTTCGCCATGCCCTACGGCTCCTGGTCCAAGTCCACACGTTCGCCCATGGGCTATGAAGCCACGGTCGGCGGCCTGACCCTTGGCTGGGAATACCAGAACGACAACACCGTACTCGGCATCCACGGCGGCTACGGCCGCGCAGGCATCGACTTCAACGGCAGCGGCTACACCCGGAACAGCGAGGATCAGGACCTGTTCACCCTCGGCGTGCATGCAGGCAAGCTGTGGGGCAAGTGGCTGCTTAGCGGTTCCATCACCCCGTATCTGACCCTGCACGACTACAAGGGCATGACCGGCGTGAACCTGACCGACCGCGAAAAGGCCGACTACGAGAGCTTCGGCTCGGTCAATCGCATCCTCGGCGGTTACCAGTTCGTATACGACGACAACATCTTCATGCCGACCCTCGGCCTGACGCACATCTGGATTCATCGCGATCGCTACACCACCAAGGTCACGGGCGGAACCGGAACCACCTACAATACGCTCGACGATCACGAGTTGCAGGCCAACGCGGGTCTGCGCTGGATGCGCAACATCGAATGCGACGGCTTCACGCTCGTCCCGTCCGTGTACGCAGGACTGCGTCAGACCCTGACCGATGGTTCGACCTCGACCACCCAGTCCGTGCCCGGAGCCACTCCTGTCACGGTCAACTCCAAGAGCGACCTGACCGCCGCCAACCTCGAAGCGTTCGTCTCCATGATCAAGGGCGACTGGACCTTCCAGCTTGGCTATGCCGGCGAAATGTCCGACCAGAATCAGGATCACGGCGCATGGCTCCGCGCCAAGTGGGCCTTTTAA
- a CDS encoding ABC transporter ATP-binding protein, with product MILSLSSVTFAYPGGPEVLRKAELDIPEGAYALVRGPSGAGKSTLLRLFCRLEEPLSGIVRFHGTDVRDMAPADLRRRVAYVQQTPTLVDGSVRDNLLLPFSFRANAGLVPPTDAELAEQLAGFLLDMPPDRNARELSVGQAQRVCLIRSLLLHPEILLMDEPTSALDARSADVVLDMAQQLHERGKTIVMISHSEAAPPGTSMVLHLENGRVTA from the coding sequence ATGATCCTTTCCCTGTCCAGCGTGACCTTTGCGTATCCGGGCGGCCCGGAGGTGTTGCGGAAGGCCGAGCTGGACATCCCGGAAGGCGCGTACGCACTGGTGCGCGGTCCGTCCGGGGCCGGAAAGTCCACCCTGCTGCGGCTGTTCTGCCGTCTGGAGGAACCGCTCTCCGGCATTGTGCGCTTCCACGGCACGGACGTGCGGGACATGGCCCCTGCCGATCTGCGGCGCAGGGTCGCCTATGTGCAGCAGACTCCGACTCTGGTGGACGGCTCGGTGCGCGACAATCTGCTGCTCCCCTTCTCCTTTCGGGCCAATGCCGGGCTTGTACCGCCCACCGATGCGGAACTGGCCGAGCAACTGGCCGGATTCCTTCTGGACATGCCGCCGGACCGCAACGCACGGGAGCTGTCCGTGGGACAGGCCCAGCGCGTGTGCCTGATCCGCAGCCTGCTCCTGCATCCCGAAATCCTGCTCATGGACGAACCCACGTCCGCTCTGGACGCGCGCAGTGCCGACGTGGTGCTGGACATGGCGCAACAGCTTCATGAACGCGGCAAGACCATTGTCATGATCTCCCATTCCGAGGCAGCCCCGCCCGGAACCTCCATGGTGCTGCATCTGGAAAACGGCAGGGTGACCGCATGA
- a CDS encoding geranylgeranyl reductase family protein, with protein MTTRCDVLVAGCGPAGCAAATALARAGRSVVMLDRAQLPRPKLCGGLLTWKSMQLLEATFGLTAEQLIRRNVINHVSERYSIHAGHKVLSAGPLPFPFHFVNRRDFDHTLLQCAIHAGAKVLPGERVVECDAHSGVVRTAQGRTFQAGHIVGADGVNSVVRKSLQLPRKQRNHWHRFMAAAIEISLPLQAFPRPVAHPELHVGFLDAGYGWVFPNRDRVVVGICGLNWKKCNFAGLFRKYLDFLKIEGVQDLALHGHPLPYGNFLYQPARAKVLLAGDAAGLVEPMLGEGIFFAMCSGWYAGRAIARAADSGAGAAYVRRFHHSLLPELEYAGRLRWLLFKTMKRMGPGSLGLFVNTSTTRLAEMVHGIRSYAWLRRKKWDF; from the coding sequence ATGACCACCCGATGTGACGTACTTGTTGCCGGTTGCGGTCCGGCCGGTTGCGCCGCGGCAACCGCGCTGGCCAGAGCCGGACGATCCGTGGTGATGCTGGACCGTGCGCAACTGCCCCGCCCCAAGCTCTGCGGCGGGCTGCTGACATGGAAATCCATGCAGTTGCTCGAAGCCACGTTCGGCCTGACCGCCGAACAGCTCATCCGCAGAAACGTGATCAACCATGTTTCGGAACGCTACTCCATTCATGCCGGGCACAAGGTGCTCAGTGCCGGGCCACTGCCGTTTCCCTTTCATTTCGTGAACCGCCGCGATTTCGACCACACGCTGCTCCAATGCGCGATTCATGCCGGGGCCAAGGTCCTGCCCGGGGAGCGGGTCGTGGAATGCGATGCGCACAGCGGGGTTGTCCGAACCGCGCAGGGCCGTACGTTTCAGGCCGGCCACATCGTGGGAGCGGACGGGGTGAACAGCGTGGTGCGCAAAAGTCTGCAACTGCCACGCAAGCAAAGGAACCATTGGCACAGGTTCATGGCCGCCGCCATCGAGATTTCCCTGCCCCTGCAGGCGTTTCCCAGACCCGTGGCTCATCCTGAATTGCATGTTGGATTTCTTGATGCCGGGTACGGCTGGGTCTTTCCCAACAGGGACAGAGTGGTTGTGGGCATTTGCGGGCTGAATTGGAAGAAATGCAATTTTGCCGGGCTGTTCAGAAAATATCTTGATTTTCTCAAGATAGAGGGGGTGCAGGACCTGGCCCTGCATGGACATCCTCTGCCCTACGGCAATTTCCTGTATCAGCCTGCGCGGGCAAAGGTGCTGCTGGCCGGAGACGCGGCCGGGCTGGTGGAACCCATGCTGGGCGAGGGCATCTTCTTTGCCATGTGTTCGGGCTGGTATGCAGGCAGGGCCATTGCCCGGGCTGCGGATTCCGGGGCCGGGGCCGCCTATGTGCGCCGCTTCCACCATTCGCTGCTGCCCGAGCTGGAATATGCCGGGCGTCTGCGCTGGCTGCTGTTCAAGACCATGAAGCGCATGGGACCGGGCTCTCTCGGACTGTTCGTGAACACGTCCACGACCAGACTGGCCGAAATGGTGCACGGCATTCGGTCGTACGCATGGTTGCGGCGCAAGAAATGGGATTTCTGA
- a CDS encoding tetratricopeptide repeat protein produces the protein MSDTEKNKVAPDEAIPAAEIPADVKRDRISGVFSTQSVDKIGTGTTVRKTILKTYWFAEEGPTDPEKGRTILVQPLNKNNIPSGPKDEVPLGDFLEKFSPELEFYQKEVFPKLKELDATLKRAEEQREQGALYSAQFEYESALNVDEENVRANFGLGLTYMERGDTTKANDIFQRVVSLDAAFAPDHKHLFNEFGINLRKSRLLDQAVDYYARALELVENDENLHYNVARAYYEKGEMALCREHLAKALEMNPNFEEAQQFLAYLDKQAEEQ, from the coding sequence GTGTCTGATACAGAGAAGAACAAGGTTGCCCCGGACGAGGCCATACCGGCCGCGGAAATCCCCGCGGACGTGAAGCGGGACAGGATTTCCGGCGTGTTTTCCACCCAGTCCGTGGACAAGATCGGGACCGGAACCACGGTCCGCAAGACCATCCTCAAGACCTACTGGTTTGCCGAGGAAGGTCCGACCGACCCGGAAAAGGGCCGCACGATTCTGGTCCAGCCCCTGAACAAGAACAACATCCCGTCCGGTCCCAAGGACGAGGTGCCGCTCGGCGATTTTCTGGAAAAGTTCAGCCCGGAGCTGGAGTTCTACCAGAAGGAGGTCTTTCCCAAGCTCAAGGAGCTGGATGCGACCCTGAAACGCGCCGAGGAACAGCGCGAGCAGGGCGCGCTGTACAGCGCCCAGTTCGAATACGAGTCCGCCCTGAACGTGGACGAGGAAAACGTGCGCGCCAACTTCGGGCTCGGCCTGACCTACATGGAGCGGGGCGACACCACCAAGGCCAACGACATCTTCCAGCGCGTGGTCTCTCTGGACGCGGCATTTGCCCCGGACCACAAGCATCTGTTCAACGAATTCGGCATAAACCTGCGCAAGTCCAGACTCCTTGATCAGGCCGTGGACTACTATGCCCGCGCACTGGAGCTGGTGGAAAACGACGAGAACCTGCACTACAACGTGGCCCGGGCCTATTATGAAAAGGGTGAAATGGCCCTGTGCCGCGAACATCTGGCCAAGGCTCTGGAAATGAATCCGAATTTCGAGGAGGCCCAGCAGTTTCTGGCCTATCTCGACAAGCAGGCCGAGGAGCAATGA